AGTCGGGATACACGAGTTGCGAGCGCTTTGCGGTACGGAGGTCGTGCGGATGTCGAAACTGCCGGGTTACGGGCGAGTCCTGCTGAAAGTGAGCGGGGAGGCCCTCCAGGGGAAGACCACCGAACCCTTCGACCCCGAATTCCTGGACTATCTCGGGAACGAGATCTCCGAGGTCGCCGAACTGGGGTACGAGGTGGGGATCGTCGTGGGCGGGGGAAACATCTTCCGCGGGCTTTCCGGGAAGGATTTCGGGGTGGAGCGGGTGACGGGGGACTACATGGGGATGCTGGCCACCCTGATCAACTGCCTGGCCATCTCCGAGGCGCTCAATCGGAAGGGCTGCAAGACGAGGGTCCTCTCCCCGTTTTTCCTCCCCCAGGTCTCGGACGCCGTGTCCTGGGTCAATGCGCGCCAGGCCCTCGAGGAGGGCTTCGTGGTCCTCTTCGCCGGCGGCACGGGGAACCCCTTCTTCACCACCGACTCCGCCGCGGTCCTTCGGGCCCTGGAAGCGGGTTGCCGCGTGGTCCTCAAGGCCACCAAGGTGAACGGCGTCTACGACAAGGACCCCTCCATGAACCCGGACGCCGTCTTCATGCCGCGGCTGACGTACGACGAGGCGCTCTCCCGCAACCTCGGGGTCATGGACGCCACGGCGTTCTCCCTCTGCCGGGAGCACCACCTCCCCATCGTGGTCTTCAACATTTTCGAGCCGGGGAACATCCGCAGGGCGGTGATGGGCGAGCGCGTGGGGTCGCTGGTCAATTGAGGCTGAAGGCTGAAGGCTGATAGGCTGAAGGCTGAAGGCTGTTAGGCTGAAGGTCGGAAGGGACAGAGGTAAGGCTAACGGAGGTAAGGGTTACGGAGGTAAGGGCTACGGGAACAAATGCCGGTCACGGCAATCTCGGGACCTTCAGCCTGACAGCCTTCAGCCTGACAGCCTACAGTCTGAACAGCTAGAGAGGTCGTCGTGTTGGAATCGGGCAGACGCATCCGCGACTACATCCTGGACCGGAAGATCGGGCAGGGGGGGATGGGCGAGGTGTGGCTGGCCCACCACATCATCCTGGAGAAGAAGGTCGCCGTCAAGATCCTCATGGAGGCGCTGGCCGAGGACCCCAACTTCGGCGCCCGCTTCATCGACGAGGCGAAGGCCATGGCGCTTCTCCAGCACCCCAACATCGTCGGGATCAATGAGTTCTTCACCGAGGACGGCGTCTTCTTCCTGGTCATGCCGTTTTTGGACGGCGGCCCCCTGACCCGGCGCCTCCACGAGGCGAACGGGTCCCTCCCTCTTCCCGAGGTGGTGAGCATCTCCTGTGACATCCTGGAAGCCCTCAACCACGCTCACGAGAAGGGGATCATCCACCGCGACGTCAAACCGTCCAACATCCTCCTGAACCGGGAAGGCCGGGCGTTCCTCACCGACTTCGGGATCGCTTTGATGCGCGGCG
The Acidobacteriota bacterium DNA segment above includes these coding regions:
- a CDS encoding UMP kinase; the protein is MRMSKLPGYGRVLLKVSGEALQGKTTEPFDPEFLDYLGNEISEVAELGYEVGIVVGGGNIFRGLSGKDFGVERVTGDYMGMLATLINCLAISEALNRKGCKTRVLSPFFLPQVSDAVSWVNARQALEEGFVVLFAGGTGNPFFTTDSAAVLRALEAGCRVVLKATKVNGVYDKDPSMNPDAVFMPRLTYDEALSRNLGVMDATAFSLCREHHLPIVVFNIFEPGNIRRAVMGERVGSLVN